Part of the Crossiella cryophila genome, GCGATCGGCGGGAACCTGTTGCAGCGCAACCGGTGTGGCTACTTCCGGGACAGCGGCTTCCCGTGCAACAAGCGGCAGCCCGGCAGTGGCTGCCCGGCGCGGCAGGGCCACAACCGGATGCACGCGCTGTTCGGGGCCAGCGAGCACTGCGTGGCCGTGCACGCCTCCGACCTCGCGGTCGCCTTGCAGGCCCTGGAGGCGACCGTGCTGACCCTGGGCGCCGAGGGCGCGCGGCGGATCCCGTTCGCCGAGTTCTACCGGCTGCCAGGGGACACCCCGCAGCTGGAGACCGGGTTGCGCCCCGGTGAGTTGATCACCGCGGTGGAGGTGCCGACCGGGCCGCTGACCGCCAGGTCGCGCTACCTGAAGTTGCGGGACCGGGAGAGTTTCGAGTTCGCCGTGGTGTCGGTGGCCGCCTGCCTCACCCAGCGCGGCGGCCGGGTGCAGGAGGTCCGGCTGGCCTTCGGCGGGGTCGCGCCCCGGCCCTGGCGCACCCCCGAGGCCGAGGCCGCCCTGCGCGGCAGGCCCCTGGACGTCGCGAGTCTGGCCGCGGCCGCCGAGGCCGCGGTCCGCGGCGCGCGACCACTGGCGCACAACGGTTTCAAGGTGGAGCTGATGCGCAGGGCACTCACCGGCGTGCTCACCGAACTCGGGAGGCAGCGATGACCGGCGGACTGATCGGGCGCCCGGTGGACCGGGTGGACGGCCACGCCAAGGTCACCGGCGCCGCCACCTACGCCGCCGACCAGCGGATTCCCGGGCTGCTGCACGGATTCCTGGTGCTCAGCACCATCGCCAGGGGGCGGATCACCGGTATCGACGTGACCGCGGCCGAACGCGCGCCCGGTGTGCGGCGGGTGTTCACCCACCACACCATGCCGCGGCTGACCCTGCCGGTCGGCCCGTACCGCAAGAGCTACCTCCCGGTGCAGGAGGACCGGATCCACCACAACGGCCAGCCGATCGCGCTGGTCGTGGCCGACACCCTGGAACAGGCCCAGCATGCCGCCACCCTGGTGACCGCCAGCTATCAGACCGAGAAGCACCGGTCCGCGTTGCACGAGGCCGAGGGCGAGGAGTTCGTGCCGCCGGTGCAGAGCGGCACGCCCAACGAGACGATCCGCGGCAACCCCGCCGCCGGACTCGCCGATGCGGATATCCGCATCGAGGGCATATACAGTTCGCCGATACATCTGCACAACCCGATGGAGCCGTCCGCGACCATCGCGCACTGGACGGGTCAGCAGGTCACCGTGTACGAGTCGACCCAGTCGGTGACCTTCGCCCGCAGCGCGGTCTCCCAGGCGTTGCGGGTGCCGCTGGCCGACGTCAAGGTGGTCTCGCCCTACCTCGGCGGCGGGTTCGGCGCCAAGGGCCCCACCTGGCCGCACACCCTGCTCACCGCCGCCGCGGCCAGGGAACTGGACCGGCCGGTGAAGCTGGTGCTGTCCAGGGCCCAGCTCTACACCGCGCACGGCCACCGCAGCGAACTGAGCCAGCGGATCACCCTGGGCGCGAAACGGGACGGGCGGCTGACCGCGCTGGTGCACGTCTCCACCCAGCAGGTCTCGGCCACCGAGGACCGGGTGTTCAACAGCAGCCACTCCTCCCGGCTGCTCTACGCCGTGCCCAACCTGCACGTGCGGCAACAGGCCGTGCGGCTGGACCTGCAGAACGGCGCGTTCATCCGCTCCCCCGAACTCGCCGCCCACCACGGCCTGGAAACCGCACTGGACGAGCTGAGCCACCAGCTCGGTATCGACCCGGTGGAACTGCGGCTGCGCAACTACGCCGCGACCAACCCGGAGACCGGGGCGCGCTGGGGCAGCAAGCACCTGGACGAGTGCTACCGGATCGGCGCGCGGGCTTTCGGTTGGGGCAGAAGGGATCCGCGGGTCGGGTCGATGCGGGACGGGGACATCCGGATCGGCTGGGGCATGGCCACCGAGGCGCACACCTGCGGCGCGATGCCCTCCGGCGCGCACCTGAGCCTGGGCGTGGACGGCAGGGCAACGCTGAGCACCGGGGCGCAGGACATCGGCACCGGCACGTACACCGTGCTGACCCAGGTGGCCGCGCAGGTGCTGGGCCTGCCGCTGACCGAGGTGACCACCCGGCTCGGCCACACCGACTACCCGGTGGCCATGGGTTCCTTCGGTTCCGGCACGGTGAACAGCGTGACCGGCGCGGTCAACCAGGCCGCCACCGCGGTGCGCGCCGAGGT contains:
- a CDS encoding FAD binding domain-containing protein, with the translated sequence MRPFGYLRPRASAEAVRAGSAPGAAYLAGGTELLNLMKDGVQAHDRVIDINALPLKEIEVSAGRIRIGALARMAEVAAHPAVRTQVPVLSSALLNSASPQVRNMAAIGGNLLQRNRCGYFRDSGFPCNKRQPGSGCPARQGHNRMHALFGASEHCVAVHASDLAVALQALEATVLTLGAEGARRIPFAEFYRLPGDTPQLETGLRPGELITAVEVPTGPLTARSRYLKLRDRESFEFAVVSVAACLTQRGGRVQEVRLAFGGVAPRPWRTPEAEAALRGRPLDVASLAAAAEAAVRGARPLAHNGFKVELMRRALTGVLTELGRQR
- a CDS encoding xanthine dehydrogenase family protein molybdopterin-binding subunit; translated protein: MTGGLIGRPVDRVDGHAKVTGAATYAADQRIPGLLHGFLVLSTIARGRITGIDVTAAERAPGVRRVFTHHTMPRLTLPVGPYRKSYLPVQEDRIHHNGQPIALVVADTLEQAQHAATLVTASYQTEKHRSALHEAEGEEFVPPVQSGTPNETIRGNPAAGLADADIRIEGIYSSPIHLHNPMEPSATIAHWTGQQVTVYESTQSVTFARSAVSQALRVPLADVKVVSPYLGGGFGAKGPTWPHTLLTAAAARELDRPVKLVLSRAQLYTAHGHRSELSQRITLGAKRDGRLTALVHVSTQQVSATEDRVFNSSHSSRLLYAVPNLHVRQQAVRLDLQNGAFIRSPELAAHHGLETALDELSHQLGIDPVELRLRNYAATNPETGARWGSKHLDECYRIGARAFGWGRRDPRVGSMRDGDIRIGWGMATEAHTCGAMPSGAHLSLGVDGRATLSTGAQDIGTGTYTVLTQVAAQVLGLPLTEVTTRLGHTDYPVAMGSFGSGTVNSVTGAVNQAATAVRAEVIRLAVADPRSPLHGIPAEDIVSEHGYLFAPDRRRRDSYRDVLARHGKPVESTGASANTPNYTTGAVFVEVRVDPRYGKVTVSRVVGAYDPGRVLNRRTAHSQAIGGAIWGIGFALMEHAVVDPAHARIVNATLSTYLMPVNADVPEIETHFVDKPDPSSAALGARGFGETPMTGVPAAIGNAVFHATGRRIRDLPITQDKLL